A genomic segment from Lineus longissimus chromosome 15, tnLinLong1.2, whole genome shotgun sequence encodes:
- the LOC135500016 gene encoding golgin subfamily A member 4-like — MAEGSVSLESTPGEDQTDLGVIKSLESQVENLKDEMEKLKKKTNEEKERQNKVNEELNERLRDQYRKEKDGIEKGHKEAILKVKADLDRKLNTAREEKQEVEKLLTKERMAKESLLLEYQKESTKKSEDFDALKNDMETKLRQEITDLRRIIASEEEERNRESEASKHEFVALRAQLVESESKSVVAKEEKESLEEELQTLKARLETVLKNQTRLEQVIQTKEIEIEGLKIELSEREKASAEGIGQEMRKEWEELREKARKSEADLKYWKETAQDLEQKCLMWKATIPRIEEDVKRVQEENDCLKNEHENRIEGLVKEHKEEMAAVHAEHEQSLHVLQQEADDIVATVKDELLGDLKNEKESSFEDKEKLVAEHVTAIEELRAHYEALLVEKDKQQAQFEQISADRLDEREKRLNADSKKTIAAREEKIATLEREIKEKNEQLLTMRDKLNQEYIQSAELARREHNEQRVSLAEEYERSRNDIKQNNEIVSKNLEDRIAELKAELSGCRDEIKSEVARLTKEKEDALAAAREELQDQCNEFEGRIKQLVDNHSSAMELARQNHVTLLENLKEEASQTKADELGKMACDYEKKLDSVSEERENLKSALGEKHRQSQREIENLMGSHEEVMREEGEKQKNFTKLLKAQAKESSDDMIRFLIGSHSTEKRDLVNELGKSREDVKTALETKDRECKEQLAVLREEFREETLQAEKRRTQELNCKALEWGKREGELVQLIESLKALVAKLEQKHATEESEEIKRLELVSGGLESEMEKMKKEHVTDVGELRAKFWEEKRNYESVAQAERVENDKKHMNALCSLVEEVNKSQGKLDQKEQLAETLRAEVRQLENSSKDSGALKKELEGKIEQLEGKIEQLRLDVAAKAEEFKAVGEERDRVQTEIKEKQLEVTKLLGLVSGLREEKETERNRADSALAELQDVNSGLKLDKYVQTEIESSSQNGAGSTSKTKKTVVKRLSKFFHRKRKPQVKRVSSTCISRRVSRRASVSNEKLGEDNAWMNGGPGIEVRDTASLLNEAAGGKSVAS, encoded by the coding sequence ATGGCAGAGGGAAGTGTGAGCTTGGAGTCGACCCCAGGTGAGGATCAAACCGATCTGGGGGTCATCAAAAGTCTTGAGAGCCAGGTCGAAAACCTGAAGGATGAAATGGaaaagttgaagaaaaaaaccaatgAAGAGAAAGAGCGCCAGAACAAAGTTAACGAGGAGCTCAACGAGAGATTGCGAGACCAATATCGGAAGGAGAAAGATGGCATCGAGAAAGGTCACAAGGAAGCTATCTTGAAGGTCAAAGCTGACCTTGATCGGAAGTTAAACACAGCCCGGGAGGAGAAGCAGGAAGTGGAAAAGCTTTTGACAAAAGAGAGAATGGCAAAGGAAAGTTTGTTGTTGGAGTACCAAAAGGAATCGACGAAGAAATCGGAGGATTTTGATGCGTTGAAGAATGACATGGAAACGAAGTTACGCCAGGAGATCACAGACCTTCGACGAATCATAGCAAGTGAAGAAGAGGAACGTAATAGAGAATCGGAGGCTAGTAAACATGAATTTGTAGCTTTAAGGGCGCAGCTTGTTGAGTCCGAGTCAAAGTCTGTAGTTGCGAAAGAGGAGAAGGAGAGTTTAGAAGAGGAACTTCAGACATTGAAGGCTAGGCTGGAAACGGTGCTAAAGAACCAAACCAGGCTTGAGCAGGTCATCCAAACCAAGGAGATTGAAATCGAAGGTCTAAAAATCGAGCTTTCTGAAAGAGAGAAAGCGTCGGCTGAGGGAATAGGGCAAGAGATGAGGAAAGAATGGGAGGAGCTTAGAGAGAAGGCACGAAAAAGTGAAGCCGATTTGAAATACTGGAAGGAGACGGCTCAAGATCTTGAACAGAAGTGCTTAATGTGGAAGGCAACTATACCAAGGATTGAAGAGGACGTGAAGCGCGTACAAGAGGAAAATGACTGCTTAAAAAATGAACATGAGAACCGTATTGAAGGTTTAGTTAAAGAACACAAGGAGGAGATGGCAGCTGTTCACGCCGAACATGAACAAAGTCTCCACGTTCTACAACAAGAGGCGGATGATATTGTAGCTACGGTGAAAGACGAATTACTTGGTGATCTTAAAAACGAGAAAGAGAGTTCTTTCGAGGACAAGGAAAAGTTGGTAGCGGAGCACGTGACTGCAATCGAGGAGCTGAGGGCACATTACGAAGCACTGTTAGTTGAAAAAGACAAGCAGCAAGCTCAGTTTGAGCAGATTTCGGCCGATCGGTTGGACGAACGTGAAAAACGATTGAATGCTGATTCGAAGAAGACCATTGCAGCCAGGGAAGAGAAAATTGCTACCCTTGAGAGAGAAATCAAGGAGAAAAATGAGCAGTTGTTGACTATGAGAGATAAACTCAATCAAGAGTACATCCAGTCAGCTGAGCTCGCCCGCAGAGAGCATAACGAGCAGAGGGTATCTCTCGCAGAGGAATATGAGAGGTCTAGAAATGACATCAAGCAAAATAATGAGATTGTTTCTAAGAATTTAGAAGATAGGATAGCTGAGTTGAAGGCCGAGTTGAGTGGTTGTCGGGATGAGATCAAAAGCGAAGTTGCTAGACTAACCAAAGAAAAGGAGGATGCTCTTGCAGCAGCCAGGGAGGAGCTACAAGACCAGTGCAATGAGTTTGAGGGGCGCATCAAACAGCTTGTGGACAATCACTCCTCAGCTATGGAGTTGGCGCGACAGAACCATGTTACACTGCTTGAAAATCTCAAAGAGGAAGCATCGCAAACAAAAGCTGACGAATTGGGCAAAATGGCTTGTGATTATGAAAAGAAGTTAGACTCGGTTTCGGAGGAGCGGGAAAACCTTAAAAGCGCGCTAGGAGAGAAACACCGTCAAAGCCAGAGGGAGATTGAAAATTTGATGGGGTCTCATGAAGAGGTTATGAGAGAGGAAGGGGAGAAGCAGAAGAATTTTACGAAGCTTTTGAAAGCGCAGGCTAAGGAGTCTTCTGATGACATGATACGATTCTTGATTGGAAGCCACTCGACTGAGAAGCGTGATCTTGTGAATGAATTGGGTAAATCTAGAGAGGACGTCAAGACTGCGTTGGAGACCAAGGATAGGGAATGCAAGGAGCAGCTAGCGGTCTTACGTGAGGAGTTTCGAGAGGAGACTCTGCAAGCTGAAAAAAGGCGAACACAAGAACTGAATTGCAAAGCCCTGGAGTGGGGGAAAAGGGAAGGTGAACTGGTACAACTCATCGAATCTTTGAAAGCTTTAGTTGCGAAACTTGAACAGAAGCATGCCACAGAGGAATCCGAGGAGATCAAAAGACTGGAACTAGTTTCTGGAGGACTCGAGAGTGAAATGGAGAAGATGAAAAAGGAGCATGTAACTGATGTTGGGGAATTGAGAGCGAAATTCTGGGAAGAAAAAAGGAACTATGAGTCGGTGGCTCAGGCTGAGCGTGTTGAAAATGACAAGAAGCACATGAACGCTCTGTGCAGTCTCGTGGAGGAGGTGAACAAGTCGCAGGGAAAGTTAGACCAGAAGGAACAGCTCGCGGAAACATTGAGGGCGGAGGTTAGGCAGTTGGAGAATTCGTCAAAGGATTCTGGGGCTTTGAAAAAGGAGCTTGAGGGAAAGATTGAGCAGCTTGAGGGAAAGATTGAGCAGCTTCGATTGGATGTGGCGGCCAAGGCCGAGGAGTTTAAAGCGGTTGGAGAGGAGAGGGACAGAGTACAGACGGAAATTAAAGAGAAGCAGCTAGAGGTCACGAAACTACTGGGCCTGGTCAGCGGTCTCAGGGAAGAGAAAGAGACGGAAAGAAATCGTGCAGATAGCGCGCTTGCAGAATTGCAGGATGTCAATTCGGGTTTGAAATTAGACAAGTATGTCCAGACAGAGATTGAATCGAGCAGCCAAAATGGTGCTGGTAGTACTTCAAAGACGAAGAAGACGGTTGTGAAGAGATTGTCCAAGTTCTTCCACCGGAAGCGTAAGCCTCAGGTTAAGAGGGtcagcagtacatgtatttcgaggAGGGTATCAAGAAGGGCATCAGTCTCCAATGAGAAGTTGGGGGAGGATAACGCTTGGATGAACGGAGGTCCCGGGATAGAGGTTCGTGACACTGCATCACTCTTAAACGAAGCTGCTGGAGGAAAGAGTGTTGCATCTTAA